From the Salarias fasciatus chromosome 5, fSalaFa1.1, whole genome shotgun sequence genome, the window TTACAGAATAATTAATTGAATCATTACCAACTGCGGGAACTGAATAACATTTTCCGCCAAATGTTTTATGTCCGAGGTGCTCACAGGCATTCTCATCCGCTAAACGGTCCCAGTGTGAGGCCTTTGAAGCTGCCGCTCCAGTGTTTACCCAGGGCTGGTCTGGTCTCACTGAGGCCATCAACCTAAATGAGGAGAGGGACTAAAAACTGAGGCCTTTGTCGGGCCGAGAGATTAACACAGCAGGACACTGAGAACTGATTGTATGAATAGCAGGCCTGCTGGGGTCAGCAAATGACTTGTTCAGATCCATAAGATGTGTCAACTCTGTATTGTCCTTGATAACTACACCTTTTTTGTGAATCAAAACTCGATTTATTGCTGTATACATCTACCCACACTGTGGAGTATGTTCCTGTATTAGTTTGAAAAAGAGacttcagtgaaaacagcagcatgttTCTCTGCACAGCATTCATTATTGGAATGTCTGATGGTACATTTACCTTTAAAGctctgggttttgtttttagtgAAGTGCTAATTGTGTGTTTGACGCTCGGTGGATTTTACTTAAGACCCTGGTGAGATAATGACTTGTTCTGGAGTTTAACAGTTCTACTGCTCTGGTTTGTCATAAAATACAGGTCGTGTTAACGACACATGTGCCGAGCTATCTACCAAGCCATCGTCATAACTTGCTCACGTGCAGCATTTCCAGCATGACTTGGGTTCCCCCAGAGAACACTGGGAGGATCCAAGGCGTCGCCATTTCTAATATTGTGAAAATTACATTTGCACATGTCAAACAGACACTTTCTTTAATCTCGAGCTGGCCTGCGAACGTGTTCATTCTGTTTTGAGAGgctttttattttgcatgtttgtgacAGTGGGTGTGTCTTGTGACATTTGTCTGCTCTGAAACAGCTGTAATCCTTCATCcttttttgttgatttaatttgaaaaaaacatttgctttttGAGTATTcagacatgttttgttttctgagatGCATCCATACCTTGTTGGATTTGTGCAGTGGGCCCATATTTTAAAGCTGACTGACATGAAGACCCCCACACCGAATGGGCCTCAGTTGCTAATCTTCTGCAGTGTTTGGAGTGCTCAGCATTGCGTGAAAATGTCTGGTTGCTCTTTAGTGGCACCCCTCACATCTTGAAATAGAGCTCAAAGTTGGACTTGATTCACCAGAAATGCTTTAAAGATGCCCTCTTTTTATCCAAATAGTTTCCATGCGTTTAGCTGGACCGTGGCACAGCTGGTGCTTCTGGCTTTTCCATACAGACTTCCAATAGCAGAGTGGCACATAAAGTAAAAACCAACACACAGCGCAGTGCCATACATGGTCACATCTTCATGGACACTTGTGATGAAGCCATAtgcttttttgtcattttgaattaGACCAGAGGCTGGAGCCCGGCTTTACTGCAGATACACCAGCTCAAATGAAGCAAGCCCTGGCCAGACATAAAACAAGCTGCAGAGACTCGTGCAGGGAAGATTTAATCACCTCCATAAAAGAGTTGAAAAGCTTCTGCATGAAGGAGCTCATACCTTTTTATCTTTACTGATGTCTCCTTTAATTGCCCAGAGATAATGCACTAATCCACAGGTGCACTCATGAAGAAAACCAGATATCACACAGCTTTTTCGTGCGTGAGCTTGCATATTTTAGagggatttaaaatgaaaatggtgTACCTCAAAAATTCATTGTTCGTCGTTTTTGTTCCTGACTATCCATCCAAGTGTTAATTTACAGTGGCACGGAGTAACAGTTTTCAAACATTCACCtgcacattaaaataaaaaaaaaaaaaaacgtgtcaATCAATCTGTGCATGTAACACATCCACAGCTTTCACCGAAGACATGAGATCAACAGGAAGCAAGAAATGAGTGAATCCCTCCGAGGGCAGAACCCACGGTGTTCACCTTTCCTGACGCATATAAATATTTCTAGtcaaaacagaatgaaaaggTTGTGAATGATAATAGCAGATGTCAAATGAAGCAAGTTGGACAGCTGCCATTAAAAACCTTAACGACTGCAAcaccaaaacatttcagttcactCGAcatctgttttcttcctccttttttgCAGGACTTTGTAGGCGGAGGATTTATTTagataaattaaatgtttatttatcaTGGATTTATtccatgtcatttttttttataaagtttataaaaaaaatgttatcatgTGCCATTTATCTCTCATAACATCTGTGGGAAAATtgtaaaactgacaaaaatatGTGCATATTTATGATTTGTagttacaaatgtgtttttacaacTGGATTCTGTCGGAGTTTATGAAATATTGTTGCCTTatgtaacaaaaacacaacaaatattCCCCAGATGTGTCCTTTGTCAGTTTTTTAATCCTATTTTAACTGTTCAGTGGGTGCTCTATCCAAATAAGGTGTcactttttttatattattcagatttttgaaaaaaaaaatgcatacatCAGCTGACTGTTTTGCACAATTTGGGGCTATGGGATGAGAAGTGTTATGCTGGAGAGTCATTCACcttcatttttagaaaaaattgtcaaaaactcacaaaaagaGCAACTATTTCAATGTTAAACAATGCTGATAATTTCACCTATTTTTGTTCTGTAAACTGTATTTTTGTGATAAATCCTCTTCTGAAGGTGAAATCCGACCATGCGAGTAATACTTACTAAACCTGTGCCAAGCTGCTGTTATACTGACCTTCGCGTCTTTGTGTCTTGTAGAATCCAGAATCTCTGGACCTGTCCATACAAAGCGCCTTGTCGGCCCTCTTCCCACCGTTCGAGGCCACGGCGCCCGTCGTCCTCAGCCAGCTGTTTCGCACCATTGATGAGCGCTATTACGGCGACGCTCTGCAGTGCATGCTGGACTTCCTCATCCCGTCCAAACACCTGCTGGAGAGCGTCCAACAGGCAGCGTGTGTGAGTATCAGTTCTTAAAAAAGATACACTTCAGGACATACATCTACATTTGTTTCCCCCATCTCTCTCAGTTAGTTATTCCCTCTGATTTTTTCCGAACAGAGTTTGATCTGAGATAAAAACTCTCTATTATTAAACACATAAGTGGCCGTGCACGGACTCTGAAGATAGCCTGGATGCCAGAAACAGGAAGTTAGCCGATAATCAGAGCTGCCTCATTGATAAAGAACACCATTCACTACTACATGATGGAAGTGACACAATATATTGATTATCTGGTGTATTGTGCAAGAAATGCTGGAAAACTTAGAATTTCGtatcaacaaactgaaaagaattAAAGATTGGACAATCAAATTCTTCTGTCAGACAAGCATGCACAACTTTCTTGatacttaaagaaaaaaacaaaatcaatttgTGATCTATTAATTATATTCATAGGTACCAAATaagcagaaacatttctttcaaGTTAGCTTATTAAATTGCTAACCTTACTGAAAATTGCTCACTACAGAGTGAGCCAGTGCAATACTGCACTGCGGCTTCCAAGCAAACTAAATCCAGACACGCCTAGAATAACAATGGAAAACATTCTTCAAAGTGTAATGTCATTGTGAAGTGAGGACATTTAATAACACAGAGGAAGTTGAGGTTTAAGAGTAACAGAGTTTACAGGTTTTGTGCAGTCTACAGTATGAATTCACAGACTGGCAATGAAAGTAATTTGAGCTCTAAGCAGGCAGAATTTTTAATTGCTTAAACCAAAACCTGATTACAGTAAGTTGATAAAAGATGTATGAAATCACAAACAGGAGTTACAGATGGACAAAGCCATctgatgaggaggaaaaacataATTTGTAATTGTCAATTAATCTTTCTCCTAGGCTGGATTCTCCGATGTGGTTTTCCGCTGTGAAGGCTGGCCTCTGTGTCTTCACGACAAGACCGTCATCCAGTTAGCGCCCGTCAACCCTCTACTGCTGCGTCCTGGCGACTTCTACCTGCAGGTGGAGCCTTTTGGGGACCAAGCCGCTCGCATCGTTCTAAAGAGCCTCCTGGAGGAGGGATgtcgggaggtggaggagacgccTATCCCCGAAACCTCCTACCCCTGCATGTTCACTGAGGACTGGCTTCAAGACATCAACGAAGGACGTCAAGGAACTCCTCTGTCACGTTGTTTGCTTTGCACGGATCAAGGAGTAATCAAGTTACCTTGGGCTAAGATTGCAATACCAGAGTTTTTAGACAAGCCTAAGATCATGCCAAGTTGTCGGGAGCCTCCCCCTGAGCCAAAGAAGTTCTCAGGTGCCTTCCATTTTCACTCCGCCACCCTCCCTCTGGATGCCATGGTTTTTGCAGCTAAAGACAGGATGTCTGCCTCTTTGAGACCTGCGGACTCCTCTTCCAAGCTTGTAAAAGTGGATCATGAAAGACGAGCCCCCAAATCCTGCCCTAAACCTCTAATCAAACCTGTGGGTTGGGTTTCTCCTAATAGCTGGGACAGTCATAACTACCAAGAGATCGAGGGTGATTATGTAGACCTGGTGGACGTTGGCAAAGGGAGGGAGTTCAAAGATAAACCAAAAGATGGGCACTCAAATCCACTTGATTCACTTTTATTCAAGCCCGTCAGGCCTCCCCCACCTGTTCCACCTGGGAACAGTGCTTTCTGTGGACAGACCCTGCAGTACAGAGATGAACCTTGTCTACCACTCACACAGGAGATCATGGATCAGGACTTGAAATGCAGATACAGAGATTCTTACCTGGCAGCACTGAAAAACCCAGTCGCTTTTGAAAGGGGGAGTGTGGACCTCCTGGCTGCCTTAGAGGAGGTCGGCCTGCCCGAGGAGGGGGACACAGAATCCAAAGGTCAAACTGAAGCTCAACAGGACCAGTCAGGAAGCGTTTGTAACCACTTTATGTTAAATATTGAACCCTGCCAGCACAAACAGTGCTGTGAAGCAACGTCACAAAACTCAGCGTCTCACCAACACATCTGCTCTGAATCACAAAACCCATTTAAACAAACACGTGCCGATTTAAAATCAACTCCCTGCTTGAGCCAGGGTGACAGAGCTCAGACAAAACGCGTCTCTCAGCAGTCGCCACATACTGCTTGTGTGCATCCTGTGACAGATGCGCCTCTGGCATCCTGTGACGGCGAGACGAAGCCCCGGCAGAAGGATGAAGGTGTGAAACCGTCGGGcaaacacaaagtcaaaacAAGGTCTTTGTCCACTGTGTCAGAGACGGCTTTAGGAAGTCCACTTCTTTATAAACTCAACAACAGAAGCCACAGCGATATCTGCCCTGAAACCATCACCAGCCTCATCCACTGTAAGAGAGACGAGCTGCTGGATCAGGGGACACCAAAGCAGGACAGACAAAGGAGCCCCAAAAAAGGTAAGCAGAGTCAACATGTTGGAAGTAAACAATCAGAATCCTCCAAAACCAAAAAATCTCTGCATTTTTACTAGAAATAGATATATTCAAACCAAACACGGTGAAACTCGACCATGACCTCGCATGTTTGAAGGCGTGTGCTCCACTGAGGGTCGCAGTTCATAAAGACTCTTTACAAAGAAGGTTCAAAGGTCAAAGATCAGGTTTGAGCATGATTTTCCTCCAGGGATTCTCCCACTGCTGTCTAAGTTCCTGGCCCCATTCACATCACTTCCATTATCAAGGGAGTGAACGGAAATATCATGCTGCACCCCCGTGGAAGAGCGAAGGCCGAACCCACTGGGCAGAAAGATGAAGCAGAGCATTTTTCTAATGATGAGAGACAGCGTAACACACGAGGAGGAGGTTCCCCTGTCCTCTGAACCCTCTGGCATGCAACCGCATGCCCTCAGAGGGGCAAGTCGAGATCTTGACTGGCGACACGCTTGTCACGGACTATGAAAGTggcaaagagaaagagagaacagaTGAGGCCTTGTCAGCTCAGAAGAGACCTATTAGGATGTCTAAAATCAAACCCAGGCTTTAGTAGCCGGGTCTCTGCTGTGCTTTGTTATAGAAACCATGTCCAGTGTTTAAAGGCTGTTAGTATATCACTGTGCAGCCGTGAGGAGTCGGTCCATAAAGACAAGCAGTTGTTAAATGTTATGGTTAAGCAAATTAATCCCCACTATTGGCGTTAAATGGCCAGAGGGATACAAAAGGATATAAAAATGGTGAGTAAACAAAGGCCTTGAAAGCATGTTCCACAATAAAGACCTTTTCTTTCTTGCtgttcaaaatgtatttttcatgtgaTACATCCTCCTGCACTGTTACTGACAggatgttttgtattttttgacaGAATTCCTGTCAACTAAAAATGAAACTACAGCTGGAAACGCCTCCAAACTCCTCaacctgaagacagaaaagCTACCTGACACTCAGCTGCCGCCGCAAAATGAAGAATGTAACTTTAGGAGAATCAGCGGGCTGCTTGAACTGGGGATTATTTGTTTACCAGGTAAATGACACGAATGAAAAGCCAGTGAGAATCCCATTATGATCATGTCATAAGAAgaataaactaaataaaaggTTAATGTTCTGTATGTTTGTATATGATATAATGATTTGTCTTTTTAGAAGATTGTAGTTCCtattaaaatgtcaatatttgtCGAGTCAGCACCGTTTTTCTTGGAAGGTATTGTGAGCAGCTAATGAAGGAGCTTGTCTGATGTTCTGTTGACCTCCAGGCAGCCGGGACAGGACTGGCAGGGCAGTGGTGGAGGTCCACGGGGACAGGAAGGAGTGGACGTCTCCTCTCCTGTCAGCACAGACCATTTGTGAATTACTACTCTACTTACACTCCATACCGAGGTACAGCTAACAATTAATTACacaatatttcatttcattttttaatgacTGATTAATCTACAAAATAATGATGTTTGAGTTTAAAAAGTTGTTCTGACCTTGATGCACAAACAGGTCTCACCACAAGAGAGCAGCACATTACCACTTTAACTTCCAGACCATCCAGCaggctttaaaaaacaaagcataaCATTTTCCATCCACATTAACTGTTCCCTTATGGGTTGTCGTCTTATACGGACACTAACAAATAAAGCAGtaattctttttccttttcataaACTGGCTATAAAATCAAAACGACTACACTGACCCGAAGCTGGGTCACAAACACCCAGGGATCCACTGAGGAACACCAGAGCTATTAGTGTGGGATTCTTTGTTTACACTAACGCAAATGGAAACTTTGAAGTTCAAAAAGCTACTTGATCTCATCGGGCCCTGATGTAAAGGGCCATACCACAGCAGTGCTCAGCCAGGCAGGCTGCCAGCTGTCTGGTATGCAGGCTCTCGCCAGAATTAGCAGCTCGGTCTGATGTGGGTTCACACAGCTGTAACTGAAGAAAGGTCATTAGGAAGGGTGCGTGAAGGCGTCGGAGATGATAGCAGTGATcaattgctttgttttgttttcttctaggAAAGACGTTCGAGAGCTGGGAATGACTCTGATCATAAATGCCAAGAAGAAGCCTCCCCCACTTCACCTCTACAAAGCTCTGCTGATGGCTCAGGTATACACAGCAAGCCTTCAGGCACACGTCCGAAATGTTCATGAAATATACATTAATGTATAGGTGAAGAACAAATGTATTCAGACACTTCATCTTCTGTCATGTGCATCTCACTGCCTGCTACAGGAGCAAGCCCTCCATGCCGTCCACAGTATTGTTATATTGATGGACAAAGATACATTCCCACGACCTGAGAAGCAGCCAGGTCTGCAGGtgagaaatgcaacttttagtTGCATTTGTTTGATCTGACAGGTCAGGTGAGTGTAACTGTGCATTTCTGATCAAGTCTTTTTCTATCAGATGGACATGGTGACAACTATGAAAGCACTGAACAAGACAGTGGAAGCCTcccagctgacctctgacctcggaGGGACGTTCATGTATAGTCACAGCGACTGGCTGCAGTTCCATCAGGTACTAAAATATGAATTATTCCTAACAAATACAATATATTCCATAATCACAAAGAAAGAGAGTAAGGATGCATGATACATATTGCATAAGACTGACTGGATTGTCTATAAATGTTGACATATTGGCAATAGTCAAaagtcagaaacacaaaaattaaatgaaaatgacgATAAGGCCAGTAGACTGCCCCACAGTGTATTGCAGTGGCAGCACGGTCAAAACTGGGCccaaagagagaaagagcagtGTTTTGTTGATATACAAATCCCAAAGCACAAAGACAACATCTTTTACACTTGaatgtttgttattttttgcaAGCCATATTGCAATTACACGACTGAACCTTAGTTATATGCTGGTGTTTTCATCTGGTGTCTCAGGAGAAAGTTGTTCAGCCACAGTGGAAATGATGCAttacccacacacccacaccaaaCACGCATGACCTTTCATGTTCTTTAGCTCTGCTTTGGTCCAGAGCACTAATGTGCCATGAGGGCTAAACAGCACAATCACACTGTGAGGTGGTGCAACCCTGATGCTCGCTACGCTTCATGTTTGCACATCTGGGCATTTAACGACAAGAATCCCAACTGTAAGCAACTGTAGTGTTGTGCAACTTGGAGTAAGAAGAGGGGTCAATACACAAAGGACCGATAATAAGAGGTGTTaatgagcagctgcagctcattgtAACTAACTGACGATCTACAACTCCATAAGTTTGCTTTTGTCTCAGGTGCTCTCATTTTACGACACAAAGCTCCTGCCGGCTTAATTTGAATACAACTCATTTCAGAGACTGGTTTCTTTCTTGACTGACCTGCGAGAGGCAGACTGCTTGCTGCAAAAGGCCATCAAGAAAGTGGACAGCAGAAGACAAATGGATACAGCTCAGGTAGTGCACAGACATACAGTGCATGTCTGATTAGGAACGAGAGGACACAGAGACATTGTATCAGTTCTGGTGCGACCTGCTGACTCTGTTGCAGGAAGTGCAGCAATGCATTCAGGAACAGAAGGTTTCAATGAAGGAGGTGTTGGAAGACGCAAGACTGGTAAcgctgcagagggagggaggggcttTACTGGCAaggatgaagagagaggagTTCAGATTTCCACAATCTGAGGACTACAGGTACAGTACCAGATATCTGAACTGCTGTCATGTGTCTCATCCATGTCAGCTGTGTACAAAGAGATCGATAAAgcacatttatgaaaaaaaatgtgcatccTCTTTATAGCAATGATGGTAAATTACGGTTTCTATGAGAGCCACAAAGAAAACTTGGATGACTGTGGATTGCAAAGTTGTGAATTCTgctaaaatacaaataattttCTAAGCTCTATCCTTaaagattttatattttttgcatgttttgtctgaaaaataaaattgaaattgtAAATATTCTCCCTCGCATGGACAAACAAATGTACGCACAAAATACAGACAGTGGAAAAGATCCCGTTCTCGTCCGGGCGTCTATGTGCTCTACCTGTGCATACACAGGTTTTCTCCAGAGACTCCGGTTTTCTCTCCCAATTCATTGAACTAGAGATCCTACAGTGACcctctgtgtgaatgaatgtaTGTGAACGTCTGTCTCTTCGTGTTTACCCTCTGATGGAGTGGCGACCTGCCTTCTGCCATTAGTGGGGATGGAAAAAGCATTTCACTGTCACTGCTTGATAATGGTAATTGATCATTTTATCAATTGTGGCTTTTGGAGTTGATTTCAGTCAGGGTctgattttggtcatttttgtttttggttgctTAACAGAGTTGTACAAATGTAGTAAAAAAATTGAGAGGTGTTTTGGTTCAAATCTAAATTGAAATGTTAAAAGTTATGTTGTTTTACAACGTGAGACATGCAGTATCTTCTGTCACTGGTGGAACAGTTGAAGATCATATAAATCTCGCCCAGCTTGTTTCAACTACACAGTCATGGGAACAGCTGTACTATAATTACCCTCTTAGAACTAACACCGCTGCAAGCTCAAAAGCAATGGGATTTACTGTACAAATTACCATTTATGATCAGCTTTACCAAATAATTGTTTTTACAAATCTTTCATCAACAATCATTCCTACACATTTACTGCTGGTGCAACGTTCAGTCGTCAAAAAGACTTCATTCACTTATCAATGACACCTAACTTTACTCTCTGATGAAAAACAATGCAAGTTGACCTCACATTAATGTATATCGTATAAATACTAAATATTCGTGATTTGTAGGATCTACATGTATCGATCTACAGGTCATAAGGTGGAGAAGTGGTTAACGTTCTTGTCATGAGTTCAAATACTGGacaggcctttctgtgtagagttctccccgtgtctggatgggttttgTCAGggtgctctggtttcctcccacagtccatgaacatggctggatggatggatagatttGTTCCTCACAGTGTGTATTACTCCACATCACAGGAGCTTCAGGGTTGTTCATGATCAATAAACCAGAAGCTGTACTGAGCCAGCTGCTTACAGTACTTATCAGAAAGTTTTACACTCTCTAATAATTAACAGTTTGTGCTTCATTCTATTTTGAATCACTACACATCAACAAGTGCCAGTACTGCAAAAATGCCACTAGAGGGCTGCAGAGACAAGTCTAAGTCCAAGAGAGGGGAGTCTTGACTCCTTCGTTTGCTTTTTGAAGATACATTACCTAATACATTGCTTCCCAGAACAGTGAACCGGTTGACCCAGAGCGCAAAGGTTCCACCAACTGGACTCATTAtatatttctgttctttcttcaCAGAGATGCTTTGGAGTCTGTGACAAGTTTGTATAACCAGGTTGAGGAAAAGCTCCACAAACTGGTGATGAGGTCCAACGAGTCTCTGCAGCACCTGGACTTCCTCTTCAGattcagagagacagaaaacaagatCACCATGGTACCGTCGAAATCCAGCTTATACATCTCAAGTgtagaaatattgtttttttcttttaatagaaAATTAATAagctttttttgtcttttcattgcATTACTTATGCTGCAGCTTTGAGGCAAAATGATCTGATCTCTACATTATGTCTTACAGACTGGTATGTGGTTCAGTACAGAAGGTGAAGAGAGACTGAAGGCCTCTTACACAACAGAGGACAACCTGGCATGCACTGAAAACGTCTTAAAGCACTTTCATCTGTTTCTCACACAGTCCAAGGTATTACTGCAAAATTACAAAAGCAGACGCTAGTTTGATTtggctttctgtgtttttccataCACACCTAATGTACGGCAAATACGGGAAATGAAAATACACTCTACTTGACACGTTTTCTTTTatcccaggaaaaaaaacagcatgccCTCACCCTCGTGGCTGAGGCAGAGAAGATTGTTGGAACCAGCGACTCAAGTCCGGCAACAGATATTTTTCGGACTTTAGTCAGCACTTTCAAATCTAATATAGAAGATTTTATGTTGCGGGCAGAGCAGAGATACAAAGAACTGAACGCACTGGTGCATGTGTACAGCTTCTGTCaaaaggtttgtgtttttacCATTTCTCTGTACTTCAACTCTTCtgacattttttatttgattccaattcttctcttttcaccgtattgtttttttttgtaaatcattTTGACTGATTTATGTATCTGTAACTTAATATCCACAATCttgaattcatttttgtttcacttGCTCTGTCCAGGTGTCAGCACTGACTGAGGAATGTAGTCGTTTTATGGAGCAAGTAGAGCAGGGGTGTTACTCAGTTCAGACTCCAAACAAACTCCAAATGTATGAGGAGAGATTAGGTGGCGAATTCTCCACCCAGCACTTTCAAGCTGTGAAAGCTAAAGTCTGCAGCGTGGGATCGGGGGCCTCGGGAGCGACCAGAGTGTGGAATGCGGCCTGGGTCCAGTGCCAAGAAGTCCGACACCGTCTGGAGGAGATGCAGAAGAAAAGAGACGTTGATAAGGACCAGATCCAGCAGGCCGCAGCTGCGAGCTCTTCAGGCGAAAGTGGGGGAGTGGAGAGGGACAGGAAAAGGAGTGAGGTGGGGGAGGACGAGAGCTCCCAGCCTCTGCAGACAACTTTGCCACAAGAGGCAGTCAATATTACTGGAAGTGCAAAGGAAAGCGTCTCTGTTGCGACTCCTCACCAACGTTTGAAAACTGAGTTCACAAGGAGcggagacaaagaaaagaaagagccCCAGCTCCCTGAAACACCAGCTGAAAGTCAAAAAAATATGTTCTGGTCCAAACCATACAATAACTGCCATCTTGAAGGCATGCAGAAGTCCAGAGAGCACTACAGTGAAGCTGATCTGAGCAGCATTAGCTCTAGAAAAGGCAGCCAAGACGTTCCATCGCATCAGCCTTTAGGCCGGTCTCTGAGCGAGGGCTCGTATGCCAGTACTCATCTGACGAGCATCTCTGGCTTCACACCTTTGATTGT encodes:
- the quob gene encoding quattro isoform X1; translated protein: MNPESLDLSIQSALSALFPPFEATAPVVLSQLFRTIDERYYGDALQCMLDFLIPSKHLLESVQQAACAGFSDVVFRCEGWPLCLHDKTVIQLAPVNPLLLRPGDFYLQVEPFGDQAARIVLKSLLEEGCREVEETPIPETSYPCMFTEDWLQDINEGRQGTPLSRCLLCTDQGVIKLPWAKIAIPEFLDKPKIMPSCREPPPEPKKFSGAFHFHSATLPLDAMVFAAKDRMSASLRPADSSSKLVKVDHERRAPKSCPKPLIKPVGWVSPNSWDSHNYQEIEGDYVDLVDVGKGREFKDKPKDGHSNPLDSLLFKPVRPPPPVPPGNSAFCGQTLQYRDEPCLPLTQEIMDQDLKCRYRDSYLAALKNPVAFERGSVDLLAALEEVGLPEEGDTESKGQTEAQQDQSGSVCNHFMLNIEPCQHKQCCEATSQNSASHQHICSESQNPFKQTRADLKSTPCLSQGDRAQTKRVSQQSPHTACVHPVTDAPLASCDGETKPRQKDEGVKPSGKHKVKTRSLSTVSETALGSPLLYKLNNRSHSDICPETITSLIHCKRDELLDQGTPKQDRQRSPKKEFLSTKNETTAGNASKLLNLKTEKLPDTQLPPQNEECNFRRISGLLELGIICLPGSRDRTGRAVVEVHGDRKEWTSPLLSAQTICELLLYLHSIPRKDVRELGMTLIINAKKKPPPLHLYKALLMAQEQALHAVHSIVILMDKDTFPRPEKQPGLQMDMVTTMKALNKTVEASQLTSDLGGTFMYSHSDWLQFHQRLVSFLTDLREADCLLQKAIKKVDSRRQMDTAQEVQQCIQEQKVSMKEVLEDARLVTLQREGGALLARMKREEFRFPQSEDYRDALESVTSLYNQVEEKLHKLVMRSNESLQHLDFLFRFRETENKITMTGMWFSTEGEERLKASYTTEDNLACTENVLKHFHLFLTQSKEKKQHALTLVAEAEKIVGTSDSSPATDIFRTLVSTFKSNIEDFMLRAEQRYKELNALVHVYSFCQKVSALTEECSRFMEQVEQGCYSVQTPNKLQMYEERLGGEFSTQHFQAVKAKVCSVGSGASGATRVWNAAWVQCQEVRHRLEEMQKKRDVDKDQIQQAAAASSSGESGGVERDRKRSEVGEDESSQPLQTTLPQEAVNITGSAKESVSVATPHQRLKTEFTRSGDKEKKEPQLPETPAESQKNMFWSKPYNNCHLEGMQKSREHYSEADLSSISSRKGSQDVPSHQPLGRSLSEGSYASTHLTSISGFTPLIVSRKHCQSTKQPLELNLLPVQNLPTSHKQNLRPGNLKCPSNRDSNGAEADGCPASAQRPEDVTTPGTLLTPTDHNGCNVLKVGRIMEELLSTEREYVKALGYVREHYFPELERADVPQDLRGQRGSIFGNLEKLHDFHRHHFQDELESCVSEPFRVGRCFLRHKESFALYALYSKNKPQSDSLLINHGQTFFKQKQQKLGDKMDLWSYLLKPVQRISKYSLLLQDMMRECGPTQTREITEVKAALEVVHFQLRHGNNLLAMDAIHHCDVNLKEQGQLIRQDEFLVTFRKKKCFRHIFLFQELILFSKTRKTDVGNDTYIYKQSFKTSDVGMTQNTGESGLCFEIWFRKRKSHDTYTLQAVSREVKEAWTKDLERILWEQAIHNREVRMQERVFLGIGNKPFMDIQPSEAAISDRAINYVLLGRENKVLSSSVGSGGSQNELPGGRPKSVGSGSSSSSSSSSGRGSLVYLCGPKRRVVSGGPGGYVSPPGAMEEDDLDHENGNQNLLLDSSESSGESVSGFSCSSHSYQSAAGGESEDSASVCASVITVKEAAAAHPTESNAAQQKSDILAEKTQPPDVPNPKPQHQTEDQPDGKSSGVGKSTEV